Below is a window of bacterium DNA.
CTCGAACCACGGCCGGTACTCCACGATGTGACCCAAGCGGAGCTGGATTCCGGCTGTCTGGCCGAGGGCCGAGAAGAAGCGGCGCTGGCCGTCCGCCAGCTCGTGGCCGCTATCGAACCGGGCGTCGTACCAGTAGACCCGGAGGAACCGCGCTCCCCGTTCGAAGGTCAGGTCCTGGAACCAGGAGACGACGGCTTCGCTGTCCATCCGCACGTTGCGGGGATTCTCATCGAGGGCCCGGGCGCCCTCAGCCCTCAGAAACCCTGCGTTCACAAACCCGGCATAAGTAGGCAACGTCATTGAAGGCCCTCTCAATCGCTAATAGATACGAGAACAATGGTGATCGATGTGATACATGGCGCTCGCCGGTCACAAGCCATGCCGCCGGAGGCGGGTCCCAATGGATTGGGCGGCACCCTTCCAACGATAGCTTGATGGCTCTCCAATGCTTAACCTTGGACCGATGCCTTCGATCTCCACGGGCCGCCTGTGGCGCCACAACCTCACCGGAGACCGGCGCCAGGTGGTGGTGGTGCTGGTCGTGTCGGCGCTCAGCCTGACCTTTCTCAACTTCGGGACCAACCCGGCGTGGTTCGTGGCCGTGCTGGAGACGGTGGGTGCAGGCGGTTGGGCCGAGCGGGCTAGGGGTGCCTTCGAGGGATCGGACTCCGCCCAACTCAACCGGTTGATCTTCTGGGGCGGTGCGCAGATCCTGGCGTACACCCTTCTCCCGGTTGCGGCCATCAAGCTGGTCCTCAAGGACAGAATCCGGAACTACGGGCTCCGGATGAAGGGGATCGGAGCGCACGGCGGCACCTACGTGATCCTGCTGGCGCTATCGATCCCCTTCGTGGTCCTCGCTTCCTTCACGCCGGCATTCCAGGCCAAGTACCCGTTCTACGACCTGGCCCCCGGTGAAGGGCTGTGGCCCGCCATGACGGTCTGGTGGGTGGTCTACGGCTTGCAGTTCGTGGCGCTCGAGTTCTTCTTCCGCGGGTTCATGGTGCACGGTCTCAGCGCCCGCTTCGGCTACCTGTCGGTGTTCGTGATGATGGTCCCGTACAACATGCTTCACTACAGCAAGCCGGTTGCCGAAGCACTGGCGGCGATCCTCGGAGGGATCATCCTCGGATCGCTGTCGTTGCGGAGCCGGTCCATCTGGTGGGGAGTCGGCGTTCATGTCGGGGTGGCGGCCACCATGGATGTGGCCGCCCTTGCCCACAAGGGCTTCCTGTGGTGAGCGAGCCGAGTGGTCGACGGCCCCTGGTCGCGGCCGTGGAAGCTGTCGGGGTCGGGGTCGCCGGGGCGGCGCTGGCCTGGCTGTTCATCGCGGCCCTGCGATGGGTTCCGGCCGCGCTGGCGGGCGCCGCGGTGGGGGCGGCCGGGCTAAACGGGGCGATCAGCGGCGCCAAGGGCATCTACCAGTGGCGCCGGCCCCGCGGCTGGGTGTGCTGGGGACTGGACTCCACCTGGGGGCTGATCAGCGTGGCAGGCGGGGTGCTGCTGCATCTGGTCAACGCCTTCTACCCGTCCTCGTACTTCGACGGCATGAGCCGCCGCACCAACCGCCATGTGTACGAGGCCGGTTTCACCTTCCGGTCCCGGTTCGCCATCACCTTCGGCAACGTGGTCTCGGCCGCCGGGGGCGACACCGGCCTCC
It encodes the following:
- a CDS encoding CPBP family intramembrane metalloprotease — encoded protein: MPSISTGRLWRHNLTGDRRQVVVVLVVSALSLTFLNFGTNPAWFVAVLETVGAGGWAERARGAFEGSDSAQLNRLIFWGGAQILAYTLLPVAAIKLVLKDRIRNYGLRMKGIGAHGGTYVILLALSIPFVVLASFTPAFQAKYPFYDLAPGEGLWPAMTVWWVVYGLQFVALEFFFRGFMVHGLSARFGYLSVFVMMVPYNMLHYSKPVAEALAAILGGIILGSLSLRSRSIWWGVGVHVGVAATMDVAALAHKGFLW